A segment of the Asinibacterium sp. OR53 genome:
GCTGGAAACCTTCGGGAAGATCTTTCTTGATGGTTTCTTTGATCACGCGTGGCCCCGCAAACCCAATCAGGGCACCAGGTTCGGCGATATTGAGGTCGCCCAGCATACCAAAGCTGGCAGAAATGCCACCAAAAGTAGGATCGGTGAGCAGGGAGATATAGGGAAGTCCTGCATCGCTCAGTTGAGAAAGCTTACCACTGGTTTTGGCAAGTTGCATCAGGCTGAATGCGCTCTCCATCATACGGGCGCCGCCGCTCTTACTGATTACCAGGTAAGGTAATTTGTGTTCAATGCAATAATCAACGGCACGACTGAACTTTTCTCCCATCACACTACCCAATGACCCGCCGATGAATTCAAAATCCATGCAGGCAACTACCAGTCCTTCACCATTGACAGTGCCCGTTGCCACGCGCATGGAGTCCTTCAGGTTGGTCTTGGAATGGATATCATCTAACCTTTTCTGGTAAGGTTTCAGATCGGTAAAATGCAATGCATCAACGCTGAATATGTTATCGTACATCACGGTGTACGATTTATTATCGAACAGGATGTCGAAATATTCCTCACTGCCTATGCGGTGATGGTAATTGCATTTCGGACAAACATACAGCGCTTCTTTGAGTTCTGTGGTAGTACAGATATAATTACATTCAGGGCATTTGCTCCAAAGCCCTTCAGGCGTTTCCTTTTTATCAGCCGTAGAAGTCAAAATACCCTTGCGTATACGCTTAAACCACCTGGGCTTGGCTTCTTCACCTTGCATCTCTTCTCCGGTCAGATTGACTTCAAAATCTTCTTCACGCTCTTTTTTCATATCGGACAATTCAAGTTGGGCGTCGAAGATAGACAATAATTGGTATATCAGGCAATTGTAACGGTTCTATCGAGGTAGACGTCCTGGATGGTTTGAAGCATTTCAATACCTTCCGACATCGGGCGCTGGAAAGCTTTACGCCCCAGGATCAGACCCATACCACCGGCCCTTTTGTTGATGACTGCGGTGTATACGGCTTCCGAGAGGTCACTGGCGCCCTTGCTTTCGCCACCGGAGTTGATCAGCCCCACACGGCCACTGTAACAGTTCAGTAACTGGTAACGGCAGAGATCGATGGGATGGTCGGTAGTAAGTTTTGTATACACGAGCGGACTCGTTTTGCCATGCTTGGTGGCGAGGTAACCGCCATTATTGGTGGGCAATTTTTGTTTGATGATATCGGCCTGCAGTGTTACACCCAGGTGGTTGGCCTGACCGGTAAGATCGGCCGAAGTATGGTAATCTACACCATCTACTTTAAAGGCATTGTTGCGTGTATAGCACCAGAGAATAGTAACCATACCCAGCTCGTGCGCCATTTCAAATGCTTCCGCTACTTCTTTCAGTTGTCTTGCACTCTCGGCGCTTCCCCAGTAAATAGTAGCACCTACGGCAATGGCTCCCATATTCCAGGCACTGCGGATGGTACCGAACATGGTCTGGTCATAACGGTTGGGATAACTCAGGAATTCGTTGTGGTTGATCTTCACAATAAACGGTATCCGGTGTGCGTACTTGCGACTCATCAAACCCAATACACCATAAGTAGAAGCCACGCCGTTGCAACCGCCTTCGATCGCCAGCTTCACAATATTCTCAGGATCGAAATAAATAGGGTTGGGAGCGAAGGCCGACCCGCCGCTGTGTTCCACGCCCTGGTCTACCGGGAAAATACTGCAATAGCCTGTTCCGCCGAGCCGGCCATGATCGAGCAGTGTTTGGAAATTACGCAGGGTGGTGTTATTGCGGTTACTGTTGATCCAGATCTTTTCTATGTGATCGGGTGAAGGAAGGTGAAGGCTCGATTGGTCAATGGTAGTGCATTGGTGATCGAGCAGGTAAGCGGCTTTATCGCCCAGGAGGTCGACGATTTTTTGATTGGACATGATACTACTTTTAATAAGTTAACAGTCGTTAGTTAAATAAAAGTAGGGAAAATGGTTGACTTATAAATGAAACATCATCCTGAGCGAGTAGAGAACGTCATCCCGAGCGTAGCCGAGGGATCTGCACGAATATGCAGCAGATCCTTCGACTCGCTCCGCTCGCTCAGGATGACGTTTACTATTTGTTACGCGTTCCTGTTGATACAATTAAGATCTTCAAAAGCCACTTCAAGACGTTTAGAGAAAGTCTCTTCGGCCTTACGCAACCACACACGAGGATCGTAATATTTTTTGTTGGGCTTATCAGATCCTTCAGGATTACCTAACTGACCTTGCAGGTAAGCTTCATTCTTCTTATAAAATTGTTGAACACCTTCCCAGAATGACCACTGGAGATCGGTATCGATGTTCATTTTGATGGCACCATAACCGATGGCTTCCCTGATCTGGTGCTGGGGAGAGCCGCTACCACCATGGAATACAAAATAAACAGGCTTCTTGCCGGTTTTGAGTTCTTTTTCAATATGGTCCTGGCTGTTTTTCAGGATCTCAGGGCGGAGTTCCACATTACCCGGACTATAAACACCATGCACATTGCCGAAGGCAGCAGCCACGGTGAACAGTTTGCCCACTTTGCTCAATTCTGTATAAGCATAAGCGACATGCTGTGGTTGTGTATAGAGTTTATCGTTTTCCACTCCGCTGTTGTCAACACCGTCTTCTTCACCACCGGTAACACCCAGTTCAATCTCGATGCTCATACCCAGTGGGGCCATGCGTTTGTAAAATTCAACAGAGGTATGAATGTTCTCTTCGATGGGCTCTTCAGAAAGGTCCAGCATGTGGGAGCTGAACAAAGGTTGCTTTTTCTCTTTGTAAAACTGCTCACCGGCATCAATGAGTCCGCTTACCCATGGCAACCATTTCTTTGCAGCATGGTCGGTATGCAGTATCACCGGTACGCCATAGTATTTGGCTACATTGTGAATGTGCAATGCGCCGGATACGCCTCCCGCAATATTGCCCTGGAGGTGATCGTTGGGCATTCCTTTTCCTGCGATGAACTGTGCACCGCCATTGGAAAATTGTATGATAACAGGTGAATTTACTTTTGCAGCAGTTTCAAGGGTAGCGTTGATGGTATTGGTTCCAATGGTATTCACTGCCGGCAGGGCGAAATGATTGTCTTTTGCGTCGTTGTATAAGGCTTCCAGTTCTTCTCCAAATAAGACCCCGGCTTTGTACTTTTTCATGCTAAAGTTTTTTGATTTACGGTGAATGCTCAAATTGCTTATAATTTCGGCAAGATAAGCTACTTAGGACAAATGGTTGTTAGCTTTCAGGAATGATGGGCCAGCTTTTGCAAGAGGCTGGTGAAATAAGCAGGAGTCTGCTGCAGGCGGCTGCCATACCAACTGAACATTTCGCCGTCTACCAACTCGATGGATGCCTGTGGCAATGATTGCCGGATTTCAGCAATATGCTGTTTGCGGAAAGGATAAGGTTCACTGGATAAGAGGATCAATGTTGTGTTTTTAGATGCCAACTCCTCAATGCTGGTTTCCGGGTAACGGGTTTGACCGGCAAACACATTTTGAAACCCACAACGAGTGAGCATATCATGGATAAATGTATCTCCGCCAACACTCATATAGGGGTTGCGCCAAATGAGGTAGGCAGTGCGAGTTTTTTGATGACCAGAGGTAGGGGATAAATCGGCGAAACCTTCCCGAATAATATGAATGATTTTTTCAGCTGCAGGTTCTTTACCCGTGATGATTCCTATCTGCCGTATCATAATGAGTGCGCCATCGAGCGTACTGACATTACTGGTATAAACAGGCGCCAGATCGCGGAGAGCATCCACCTGTTCTTTGGTATTCTCTTCTTTATTGGCAATGATCAGGTCGGGCCGCAATTCTTTTATCAATGCCGGCTTAACAGACTTGGTGCCGCCGATCCTTGTTTTGCTCTTAAACCATTGCTGCGGATGAACACAAAATTTCGTGATGCCCACTACTTCTTCGTCCAATCCCAGGTTGAATAATAACTCTGTTTGTGAAGGCACCAATGAAATAATACGCCTGGGAGGCTCTTTTAATTCAATGCTTCTGCCTATTTGGTCACAAAACGAGATCATGGAGATGTTAGTTGTTAGTTGGGATTAATACTTTCCCAACTAACAACTAATATACATCGCTTTATCTATACTTATACCACGATCCCGTATTGAAAAACAGCACCGTTTCATCTTCGCGTATATAATCTTTCTCGATCAGTTTTTTCAATCCTGCATAAGCAGCGCTGCCCTCGGGAGAGAGTAGTCTGCCTTCTTCTGTTGCCAGTTCCCGTGTGGCCAATGTAATAGCTTCTTCGCTGATTGCAATGGCAGTGCCACTGCTTTCGCGGATAATTTCCTGTATCATATCTTTTGCAAATGGATGAGGAACCGCCAGGCCATAAGCGATGGTGGGCTCCGGTGAAAAATGAGCAGGCAGGTGGCCTGTTTCAAATAATTGTACCATGGGGGCGCAATGGTCCGACTGCACCACTATCATACGTGGTAGCTTGCCGTTAATCCATCCAAGTTCTTTCATTTCTTTGAATGCTTTCCACATACCAATCAACCCGGTGCCGCCACCGGTAGGATATACGATCACATCGGGTAAGCGCCATTTCAGCTGCTCGGCTATTTCATAGCCCAGTGTTTTCTTGCCTTCCAGTCGATAAGGCTCTTTTAAAGTCGACATATCGAAAGCGCCGGTTGTTGCGCAAATCTCTTTGGCTTTTCTGCCACAGGCATCGATGAGTCCGTCTACCAGCAAAAGAGAGGCGCCATAAAGCCGGCACTCTTCTTTCAATGTTTCCGGTGTATGCCTGGGCATGATCACCGTGGCATTGATCTGCGCTTTAGCCGCATACGAGCTCAGGGCACCGCCTGCATTACCGGCCGTAGGCATTACACAGTGTGTGATACCCAATTCTTTGGCTTTGGAAATAGCGGCGCTGATACCCCTGGCCTTGAATGAGCCGGTTGGGTTGAAGCTCTCGTCTTTCAACAAAATTTTTTTAATGCCCAATCTTGCAGCAAGAGATGGCAATGGGAAAACCGGCGTCCATCCTTCACCCAAACTCACGATATGCTGCTTTTGATGTACAGGCAGCAACTCATGGTAACGCCACATATTCAACGGTCTGTTGTTGAGCATGCTTTTGGACAAAGGGGAAATGGCATAACGGGTTACCAGGGGTTGGTTGCAACAAGTAGCATAAGTTTGAATACTATCTGCATCATATTGCTTGCCACAGGCCGGGCAATAAAGATCGGTTGCCAAAGAATAAGATGATACTGCTGTTTCCACGCAGTAAAATTAGCGGAAGGTTTATAACCTGATCAATACATAAATGTTATGACCCATAACTACAGGTTATATATTTGTTTTGCCAACTTGATGAATTGCGTATGTAGTTCGCTGCTTTCTCCTTTTCGCTGAATAAAATAGAAGTCCCTTTCCACCCGAAGATTTTCGAAATGTACTTCTACCAGTTCACTGTATTTCAATTCCTTGGTTACAGAACGCAACGGCAGGAAGCCGAGTGAATCGGATTCAATCAAAAAATTTTTTAGCGCTTCAGTGCCGCCCAGTCTGACTTTAATCTGCAGATCGCTTAATTTAATCCGGTACTTTTCAAGTGAATATTTCAGCGCCGCCAGTGTGCCGCTGCCTCTTTCACGGATGGCCAATGGCATCTGGAGAATGTCTTTGACAGCATAGGATTTCTTTTTGGCAAGCGGACTTTTCCTGCTGCATACCGCCACCACTTTATCGGTCATGAAGGGCTGGTAGCTGACGCTGGAAAGCTTTGAACGGCCTTCGATGCAGCCGAGGTCGATGTCTTTATTGAGTAAAGCATCCATGACAATTTCGGAGTTGCGGTTCAACAGGCTGATGTTGATCTTTGGGTAATGCTGATTGAAGGCCGACAATACTTTGGGAAGGATGTACAAAGCCACCGTGGTGCTTGCACCCAGCTTGAGATCGCCTTTGGCTTGTAAAACATCGTTGATGGTAGAGATTTCAAACTCCGTTTGCTCCTGGATCGCTTTTACTTCACCGAGTTTATCGAACAACAGTTTGCCTGCGCGTGTTAGTTCAATGGCAATGCCTTTGCGTTCGAATAATTTGGTATGATAATATTCCTCGAGCGACCGGATATGCTTGCTGATGGCTGGCTGTGAGATATACAACACCTGGCTCGCTTTGGAGAAGCTCTTCTGTCGAGCCACTTCGTAGAATACTTCGTGCCGGGTGGAAATCATGGTATTAACTTATTTCGCCAGGCTCTGGATCACATCGTACTTGGTAACGATATGGTATTCGCCTTTTTCGTCTTTTGCCAGCACTGCACCGTTTTCTTTGTTGATCAGGTTGCCGATTTTTTCAACGGGAGTTACAAAATCAACCACGGGGTAGGCATGCTCGATCACACTGGATACTTTGGCGTTTTTGATTTCAGGATTACTGAATATTTTCTGGAAAAGTCCGCTTTCACTCAATGAACCCACCAGTTCATTATCCTGCATTACCGGTATCTGCTCAATATCGTGTTTCTTCATCAGTTCAACGGCTTCAGATACGATATGTCCGGGCGTTACAGTAACCAGTTTCTGATTGGCGCGGCCGTTCACGATGTCTTTGAATGTTTTTACATCCAGGAAACCGCGTTCCATCATCCATTGATCGTTATAAATTTTGCCCACATAGCGGCTACCATGATCGTGGAAGATGCAAACCACTACATCGCCTGCTTTCAAAGAATCTTTTAACTGCATCAATCCCTGCAAGCAACTGCCGGCACTGTATCCGCAGAACAATCCTTCTTCTTTGGCAATCCTGCGTGCCATCACCGCCCCATCTTTATCGGTCACCTGTTCAAAATGATCGATCACACGCATATCATAGTTCTGTGGAACAAAATCTTCACCGAAACCTTCAGAGATATAAGGATGCACTTCGTTCATGTCAATCTCACCGGTCCTGAAATATTTAGTGAGCAAAGAACCATACACATCAATGGCCCACACCTTGATGTTGGGATTCTTTTCTTTGAGATACATAGCTGTTCCTGTAATGGTACCTCCTGTGCCAGCCGTGCAAACCAGGTGCGTGATCTTGCCTTCTGTCTGCTCCCATATTTCGGGTCCTGTGCTTTCGTAATGCGCCAGCCGGTTCGCCAGGTTATCGTACTGGTTCATGTACATGGAATTGGGAATTTCCCTGGCTAGGCGTTTGGCCACACTGTAATAACTTTTGGGGTCGTCGGGTAACACGTTAGTGGGACAAACAATCACTTCCGCGCCAACGGCTTTGAGGATATCGGCCTTTTCTTTTGATTGCTTATCGGTGGTAACAAAAATGCATTTATATCCTTTCACACAGGCGGCCAGTGCCAATCCCATACCCGTGTTACCACTGGTCCCTTCTATGATGGTACCGCCGGGCTTCAGTTTACCTTCCTGTTCTGCTACTTCCACCATTTTCAACGCCATGCGGTCTTTGATGGAGTTGCCTGGATTGAAATAATCCACTTTGGCTACCACTGTAGCAGGCAGGTCTTTGGTAATCTTGTTGAGTTTAATGAGCGGTGTATTGCCAATGGTCTCCAGTATATTGTTCAGCCACATGATAGACTAACGGTTGTTTGTGCAAAGATAGAAGGAAATGGCTGATGTCTGATGTAGTCGTGTCTGATTTGATGTGTACATTTTGAAACCTGCACTGCAAATCAAATCAGGCATTACTTGAATGATTCAAGCATCTTTCCGCAGAGATCACTCTGGATCATTTTCTCTGCAAGGGTGATCATGTTCTTGAAAGCTTTGGCATTGCTGATGCCGTGGCCGATGATCACAGGCTTTGTCACGCCCAGTACGGGAGTGCCGCCGTAGTTTTCATAATGAAAACGGCTGAAATATTCGTCCTGGTCCAGTTTACGTTCGTGGGCGATATCGTAAATGGATTCGGCCATTTTGAGGATGATGTTACCGGTAAAACCATCGCAAACCATTACATCGGCTTTGCCGGTGAAAATGTCGCGGCCTTCAATGTTGCCGGTGAAATGGATCAATGTGTTTTCTTTGAGCAGGGGATAGGCAGATTGTGCCAGCAGGTTGCCTTTGCCTTCTTCTTCTCCCACATTCATCAAACCTACTTTTGGATCTGCGATATTGAGGATGTGTTGGGCATACAGACTACCCAATACTGCAAACTGGTTCAACAGTTCTGGCTTGCAATCAGCATTCAATCCTACATCGAGTAACAAACCGGTGCTGCCATCCAGTTTGGGAACAATGGTGGAAATGGTAGGTCTTTGAACACCATCGATGGGCTTGATGCTGTACATGGCGCCCACAAGCATGGCGCCCGTATTACCAGCGCTGATGAAGGCGTCGATCTTACCCGTGGCTAGTAAATGAAAGCCGATGGCGATGGAAGAACGTTGTTTTTCTTTGAGGGCCTTGGTAGGGTGCTCGTGATACCCGATGACTTCGGGGGCATGTATCAAATGCAAATCGGGTGATGTAACCTGCTGTTCTGCCAGTAAAGGCTGAACAACGGTTTCATCACCGATGCAATATAAACTTGTGGCAGAGCGATGGCCAGACAGGTATAGCTGCAAGCCTTTTACTGCTTCCAGCGGTGCGAAATCTCCGCCCATCATGTCTAAGCCTATATTCATGCCAGCAAGCTAAGGATATAATTTGAACTAAAAGGTTACGCTTTCAGGGGAGCTTTTTCAGCTACCAGTTTTCCTTTATAGAACAATTTTCCTTCGCTTACGTGTGCACGATGGCGCACATGGGCTTCACCTGTAGTGGTGTCTTTGCTTAACGTCACTTCCTGTGCAACATAGTGCGTTCTTCTTTTAGCGCTGCGCTGCTGTGAATGTCTGCGTTTAGGATTCGGCATATCTCGAAATTTATAGTATCAAAAAAGTTTATTCCAGGTTTTTAAATTGATCCAGTCCCTTCCACACCGTATTCTTGTCATCCTTCTTTGTTCCTTCTTCCATCTGCTTCAGCTTCTCCAGCACTTCCGGATTGCATTTAGATTTACCCTTTTCATCCTCTCCACATATTTTTTGCAGCGGGATGCTCAGGTTGATGAATTCGTAGATCCAGTCCGACAGGTACAGGTGACTTTCACCCCGGCTGATATAATATACATCAGGATCGTCTTCCTGCTCATTCATGGTATCGGGTTCATCCACCATTTTGACAATGATGTTAAACTCATCCCATAACTGCAAGTGCAAAGGATTGCCGCAGCGGTCACAGGTAGCTTCCACGGTACCGTCAATATCAAACCGCAATTGCATGAACCCGTTTTTTTTGTCCAGGCTCAATTTGATATTGGCATCGCAGTTGCTGAAATCCTGCTTGCCATACGGTGCAAAGAACTTATCATCCACCCTATATTCGTATACATGAATCCCCGGCTTCAGACCCACGAACGCTATCTCATATTCCCGCCGATGACTCATAACCTTTTTTTAAGGGCTTGCAAAGGTAACGCTAAATGGTGGAAATGCCAAAGCAAATTGGCTTTTCCTGGGTATTCATTTGTTCACAACCCTGAATTAGTTATAAAATAACATATTTGCATATATGAAACCCGGTACAAAGATAACACGTTCCCTGTTTCCCGCAACCATCCTGCGCCTGCTGTTGGCGCTGGGCTTGCTGGTGGTTTCTTTTTTCCCGCGGTTCGTTGAGCGTTGGTACAGCCAGGGCATTTATCCGGCCATCGGCTCTACCTTACGGCTGCTGACCAAGTGGATACCTTTCAGTATTGGGGATGTGGGCTACCTGCTGATGGCTTGCTGGTTATTTGTCAGGCTGGTTC
Coding sequences within it:
- a CDS encoding pyridoxal-phosphate dependent enzyme, whose amino-acid sequence is MWLNNILETIGNTPLIKLNKITKDLPATVVAKVDYFNPGNSIKDRMALKMVEVAEQEGKLKPGGTIIEGTSGNTGMGLALAACVKGYKCIFVTTDKQSKEKADILKAVGAEVIVCPTNVLPDDPKSYYSVAKRLAREIPNSMYMNQYDNLANRLAHYESTGPEIWEQTEGKITHLVCTAGTGGTITGTAMYLKEKNPNIKVWAIDVYGSLLTKYFRTGEIDMNEVHPYISEGFGEDFVPQNYDMRVIDHFEQVTDKDGAVMARRIAKEEGLFCGYSAGSCLQGLMQLKDSLKAGDVVVCIFHDHGSRYVGKIYNDQWMMERGFLDVKTFKDIVNGRANQKLVTVTPGHIVSEAVELMKKHDIEQIPVMQDNELVGSLSESGLFQKIFSNPEIKNAKVSSVIEHAYPVVDFVTPVEKIGNLINKENGAVLAKDEKGEYHIVTKYDVIQSLAK
- a CDS encoding helical backbone metal receptor, with product MISFCDQIGRSIELKEPPRRIISLVPSQTELLFNLGLDEEVVGITKFCVHPQQWFKSKTRIGGTKSVKPALIKELRPDLIIANKEENTKEQVDALRDLAPVYTSNVSTLDGALIMIRQIGIITGKEPAAEKIIHIIREGFADLSPTSGHQKTRTAYLIWRNPYMSVGGDTFIHDMLTRCGFQNVFAGQTRYPETSIEELASKNTTLILLSSEPYPFRKQHIAEIRQSLPQASIELVDGEMFSWYGSRLQQTPAYFTSLLQKLAHHS
- a CDS encoding DUF177 domain-containing protein, which gives rise to MSHRREYEIAFVGLKPGIHVYEYRVDDKFFAPYGKQDFSNCDANIKLSLDKKNGFMQLRFDIDGTVEATCDRCGNPLHLQLWDEFNIIVKMVDEPDTMNEQEDDPDVYYISRGESHLYLSDWIYEFINLSIPLQKICGEDEKGKSKCNPEVLEKLKQMEEGTKKDDKNTVWKGLDQFKNLE
- a CDS encoding class I fructose-bisphosphate aldolase — its product is MSNQKIVDLLGDKAAYLLDHQCTTIDQSSLHLPSPDHIEKIWINSNRNNTTLRNFQTLLDHGRLGGTGYCSIFPVDQGVEHSGGSAFAPNPIYFDPENIVKLAIEGGCNGVASTYGVLGLMSRKYAHRIPFIVKINHNEFLSYPNRYDQTMFGTIRSAWNMGAIAVGATIYWGSAESARQLKEVAEAFEMAHELGMVTILWCYTRNNAFKVDGVDYHTSADLTGQANHLGVTLQADIIKQKLPTNNGGYLATKHGKTSPLVYTKLTTDHPIDLCRYQLLNCYSGRVGLINSGGESKGASDLSEAVYTAVINKRAGGMGLILGRKAFQRPMSEGIEMLQTIQDVYLDRTVTIA
- the rpmF gene encoding 50S ribosomal protein L32 produces the protein MPNPKRRHSQQRSAKRRTHYVAQEVTLSKDTTTGEAHVRHRAHVSEGKLFYKGKLVAEKAPLKA
- the plsX gene encoding phosphate acyltransferase PlsX codes for the protein MNIGLDMMGGDFAPLEAVKGLQLYLSGHRSATSLYCIGDETVVQPLLAEQQVTSPDLHLIHAPEVIGYHEHPTKALKEKQRSSIAIGFHLLATGKIDAFISAGNTGAMLVGAMYSIKPIDGVQRPTISTIVPKLDGSTGLLLDVGLNADCKPELLNQFAVLGSLYAQHILNIADPKVGLMNVGEEEGKGNLLAQSAYPLLKENTLIHFTGNIEGRDIFTGKADVMVCDGFTGNIILKMAESIYDIAHERKLDQDEYFSRFHYENYGGTPVLGVTKPVIIGHGISNAKAFKNMITLAEKMIQSDLCGKMLESFK
- the accD gene encoding acetyl-CoA carboxylase, carboxyltransferase subunit beta — encoded protein: MKKEREEDFEVNLTGEEMQGEEAKPRWFKRIRKGILTSTADKKETPEGLWSKCPECNYICTTTELKEALYVCPKCNYHHRIGSEEYFDILFDNKSYTVMYDNIFSVDALHFTDLKPYQKRLDDIHSKTNLKDSMRVATGTVNGEGLVVACMDFEFIGGSLGSVMGEKFSRAVDYCIEHKLPYLVISKSGGARMMESAFSLMQLAKTSGKLSQLSDAGLPYISLLTDPTFGGISASFGMLGDLNIAEPGALIGFAGPRVIKETIKKDLPEGFQRSEFLLEHGFLDFIIDRKVLKNRLAEVITLFRN
- a CDS encoding LysR substrate-binding domain-containing protein, giving the protein MISTRHEVFYEVARQKSFSKASQVLYISQPAISKHIRSLEEYYHTKLFERKGIAIELTRAGKLLFDKLGEVKAIQEQTEFEISTINDVLQAKGDLKLGASTTVALYILPKVLSAFNQHYPKINISLLNRNSEIVMDALLNKDIDLGCIEGRSKLSSVSYQPFMTDKVVAVCSRKSPLAKKKSYAVKDILQMPLAIRERGSGTLAALKYSLEKYRIKLSDLQIKVRLGGTEALKNFLIESDSLGFLPLRSVTKELKYSELVEVHFENLRVERDFYFIQRKGESSELHTQFIKLAKQIYNL
- a CDS encoding threonine synthase, coding for METAVSSYSLATDLYCPACGKQYDADSIQTYATCCNQPLVTRYAISPLSKSMLNNRPLNMWRYHELLPVHQKQHIVSLGEGWTPVFPLPSLAARLGIKKILLKDESFNPTGSFKARGISAAISKAKELGITHCVMPTAGNAGGALSSYAAKAQINATVIMPRHTPETLKEECRLYGASLLLVDGLIDACGRKAKEICATTGAFDMSTLKEPYRLEGKKTLGYEIAEQLKWRLPDVIVYPTGGGTGLIGMWKAFKEMKELGWINGKLPRMIVVQSDHCAPMVQLFETGHLPAHFSPEPTIAYGLAVPHPFAKDMIQEIIRESSGTAIAISEEAITLATRELATEEGRLLSPEGSAAYAGLKKLIEKDYIREDETVLFFNTGSWYKYR
- the fbaA gene encoding class II fructose-bisphosphate aldolase; the protein is MKKYKAGVLFGEELEALYNDAKDNHFALPAVNTIGTNTINATLETAAKVNSPVIIQFSNGGAQFIAGKGMPNDHLQGNIAGGVSGALHIHNVAKYYGVPVILHTDHAAKKWLPWVSGLIDAGEQFYKEKKQPLFSSHMLDLSEEPIEENIHTSVEFYKRMAPLGMSIEIELGVTGGEEDGVDNSGVENDKLYTQPQHVAYAYTELSKVGKLFTVAAAFGNVHGVYSPGNVELRPEILKNSQDHIEKELKTGKKPVYFVFHGGSGSPQHQIREAIGYGAIKMNIDTDLQWSFWEGVQQFYKKNEAYLQGQLGNPEGSDKPNKKYYDPRVWLRKAEETFSKRLEVAFEDLNCINRNA